One Cervus canadensis isolate Bull #8, Minnesota chromosome 1, ASM1932006v1, whole genome shotgun sequence genomic window carries:
- the KRT32 gene encoding keratin, type I cuticular Ha2 isoform X1: MKRRIQRWSKLSFCSQSCMNCRPERCLGYICQPGTCVPFLPVSTTYHPTSRIFSSMGSCSLYCESVFNSNEKETLQFLNNRLAAYLERVRQLERENVELERRLQEAFDFQEPTVGPNYLCCFKIIEELQQKILYSKAENARIVVQIDNTKLAADDFRSKYETELGLRQLVEADTNGLRRILDELTLCKADLEMQVESLKEELMCLKKNHEEEVGALRCQLGDRLNIEVDTVSPVDLNTVLEEMRCRYEALVETNRKDVEEWFTRQMEELNQQVVTSSEQLQSYQSDIIDLRRTVNTLEIELQTQHSLRDSLENTLAETEARYSSQLAQMQGLVTNVESQLAEIRCDLERQNQEYRVLLDVRARLEAEINTYRGLLESEDCKLPCNPCSTPSQPPCAHSPSVPRTLCVPRTVCVPCVPCHPGCH, encoded by the exons ATGAAGAGGAGGATCCAGAGATGGTCTAAATTGAGCTTCTGCTCACAGAG CTGCATGAACTGCCGGCCAGAACGGTGTCTGGGTTACATCTGCCAGCCTGGGACGTGTGTACCTTTTCTCCCTGTGTCTACCACCTACCACCCAACCAGCAGAATCTTCAGCTCCATGGGTTCCTGCAGTTTGTACTGTGAAAGTGTCTTCAATAGCAATGAGAAGGAGACCCTGCAGTTCCTGAACAACCGCCTGGCTGCCTACCTGGAGAGGGTGAGGCAGCTGGAGCGGGAGAATGTGGAGCTGGAGAGAAGACTCCAAGAGGCTTTTGACTTTCAAGAGCCCACCGTAGGTCCTAACTACCTGTGTTGTTTCAAGATCATTGAGGAGCTCCAGCAGAAG ATTCTGTACTCAAAGGCAGAGAACGCCAGGATAGTCGTGCAAATTGACAACACCAAGCTGGCTGCAGATGACTTTAGGAGCAA GTATGAGACGGAGCTGGGTTTGCGACAGCTGGTGGAGGCTGACACCAATGGCCTGCGCCGGATCCTGGATGAGCTGACCCTGTGCAAGGCCGACCTGGAGATGCAGGTGGAGTCCCTGAAGGAGGAGCTGATGTGTCTCAAGAAGAACCATGAAGAG GAAGTTGGTGCTCTCCGATGCCAGCTTGGGGACCGCCTTAACATTGAGGTTGATACTGTGTCCCCAGTGGACTTGAACACGGTGCTGGAAGAGATGCGATGTCGGTATGAGGCTCTGGTGGAGACCAATCgcaaggatgtggaggaatgGTTCACCAGGCAG ATGGAAGAGCTTAACCAGCAGGTGGTCACGAGCTCTGAGCAGCTTCAGAGCTACCAGTCAGATATCATTGATCTGAGACGAACGGTCAACACGCTGGAGATCGAgctgcagacccagcacagcctg AGAGACTCCCTGGAGAACACTCTGGCAGAGACAGAGGCCCGTTACAGCTCCCAGCTGGCCCAGATGCAGGGCCTGGTCACCAACGTAGAGTCCCAACTGGCGGAGATCCGCTGTGACCTGGAGCGGCAGAATCAGGAGTACCGGGTGCTGCTGGACGTGCGGGCCCGGCTGGAGGCGGAGATCAACACGTACCGGGGACTGCTGGAGAGTGAGGACTGCAA GTTGCCGTGTAACCCATGCTccactccctcccagcccccttgTGCCCACTCCCCCAGTGTGCCCCGGACCCTCTGCGTGCCCCGCACCGTCTGTGTGCCTTGTGTGCCCTGCCACCCAGGCTGCCACTGA
- the KRT32 gene encoding keratin, type I cuticular Ha2 isoform X2 yields the protein MNCRPERCLGYICQPGTCVPFLPVSTTYHPTSRIFSSMGSCSLYCESVFNSNEKETLQFLNNRLAAYLERVRQLERENVELERRLQEAFDFQEPTVGPNYLCCFKIIEELQQKILYSKAENARIVVQIDNTKLAADDFRSKYETELGLRQLVEADTNGLRRILDELTLCKADLEMQVESLKEELMCLKKNHEEEVGALRCQLGDRLNIEVDTVSPVDLNTVLEEMRCRYEALVETNRKDVEEWFTRQMEELNQQVVTSSEQLQSYQSDIIDLRRTVNTLEIELQTQHSLRDSLENTLAETEARYSSQLAQMQGLVTNVESQLAEIRCDLERQNQEYRVLLDVRARLEAEINTYRGLLESEDCKLPCNPCSTPSQPPCAHSPSVPRTLCVPRTVCVPCVPCHPGCH from the exons ATGAACTGCCGGCCAGAACGGTGTCTGGGTTACATCTGCCAGCCTGGGACGTGTGTACCTTTTCTCCCTGTGTCTACCACCTACCACCCAACCAGCAGAATCTTCAGCTCCATGGGTTCCTGCAGTTTGTACTGTGAAAGTGTCTTCAATAGCAATGAGAAGGAGACCCTGCAGTTCCTGAACAACCGCCTGGCTGCCTACCTGGAGAGGGTGAGGCAGCTGGAGCGGGAGAATGTGGAGCTGGAGAGAAGACTCCAAGAGGCTTTTGACTTTCAAGAGCCCACCGTAGGTCCTAACTACCTGTGTTGTTTCAAGATCATTGAGGAGCTCCAGCAGAAG ATTCTGTACTCAAAGGCAGAGAACGCCAGGATAGTCGTGCAAATTGACAACACCAAGCTGGCTGCAGATGACTTTAGGAGCAA GTATGAGACGGAGCTGGGTTTGCGACAGCTGGTGGAGGCTGACACCAATGGCCTGCGCCGGATCCTGGATGAGCTGACCCTGTGCAAGGCCGACCTGGAGATGCAGGTGGAGTCCCTGAAGGAGGAGCTGATGTGTCTCAAGAAGAACCATGAAGAG GAAGTTGGTGCTCTCCGATGCCAGCTTGGGGACCGCCTTAACATTGAGGTTGATACTGTGTCCCCAGTGGACTTGAACACGGTGCTGGAAGAGATGCGATGTCGGTATGAGGCTCTGGTGGAGACCAATCgcaaggatgtggaggaatgGTTCACCAGGCAG ATGGAAGAGCTTAACCAGCAGGTGGTCACGAGCTCTGAGCAGCTTCAGAGCTACCAGTCAGATATCATTGATCTGAGACGAACGGTCAACACGCTGGAGATCGAgctgcagacccagcacagcctg AGAGACTCCCTGGAGAACACTCTGGCAGAGACAGAGGCCCGTTACAGCTCCCAGCTGGCCCAGATGCAGGGCCTGGTCACCAACGTAGAGTCCCAACTGGCGGAGATCCGCTGTGACCTGGAGCGGCAGAATCAGGAGTACCGGGTGCTGCTGGACGTGCGGGCCCGGCTGGAGGCGGAGATCAACACGTACCGGGGACTGCTGGAGAGTGAGGACTGCAA GTTGCCGTGTAACCCATGCTccactccctcccagcccccttgTGCCCACTCCCCCAGTGTGCCCCGGACCCTCTGCGTGCCCCGCACCGTCTGTGTGCCTTGTGTGCCCTGCCACCCAGGCTGCCACTGA